One genomic window of Coregonus clupeaformis isolate EN_2021a chromosome 12, ASM2061545v1, whole genome shotgun sequence includes the following:
- the LOC121577981 gene encoding replication termination factor 2 isoform X2 — protein sequence MGCDGGTIPKRHELVKGPKKVEKVDINAELAARWKYCALSTEKLRRPIVACDLGRLYNKDAVIEYLLDKSADRPNSEVVSHLRGIKDVKELNLTDNPAWEGERRNTKGDRYEDMHCAMFICPVVGLEMNGKHR from the exons ATGGGATGTGATGGTGGAACTATTCCTAAAAGGCATGAGTTGGTGAAAGGCCCAAAGAAAGTTGAGAAG GTTGACATAAATGCAGAGCTTGCTGCTCGGTGGAAGTACTGTGCTCTCAGCACGGAGAAACTCCGGCGCCCTATTGTTGCTTGTGATCTGGGAAG ACTTTATAACAAAGATGCAGTGATTGAGTACCTTCTGGATAAATCTGCAGATAGACCCAACAGCGAGGTTGTATCACACCTTCGTGGCATTAAG GATGTAAAGGAGCTGAACCTGACTGACAACCCAGCCtgggaaggtgagaggaggaacaCCAAAGGGGACCGCTACGAGGACATGCACTGTGCCATGTTCATCTGTCCTGTGGTGGGCCTGGAGATGAATGGCAAACACAG gtga